One genomic segment of Oceanispirochaeta sp. M1 includes these proteins:
- a CDS encoding DUF3658 domain-containing protein, which produces GIFHSGVWAKTVRLFPELLSGKTRNECPVMSGIGVRYHPDSAIIRKCSFRYAICAKIVGEVLGESEQFLGDLLIDWRIRILLENRIIRGKGTFKTMRDFAIRKYLFNRGKHY; this is translated from the coding sequence AGGAATATTTCATTCCGGAGTCTGGGCTAAAACTGTCCGTTTATTCCCGGAATTGCTGTCCGGTAAAACCCGGAATGAGTGTCCGGTTATGTCCGGAATAGGTGTCCGGTATCATCCGGATTCCGCAATAATTAGGAAATGTTCATTTAGGTATGCGATTTGTGCTAAAATTGTGGGGGAAGTATTGGGTGAGTCTGAACAATTTCTTGGAGATTTATTAATTGATTGGCGAATCCGAATCTTATTAGAAAATAGAATAATTAGAGGAAAAGGCACTTTTAAAACCATGAGAGATTTTGCTATTAGAAAATATCTTTTTAATCGAGGAAAGCATTATTGA